Proteins encoded together in one Nilaparvata lugens isolate BPH unplaced genomic scaffold, ASM1435652v1 scaffold5097, whole genome shotgun sequence window:
- the LOC111053228 gene encoding zinc finger protein 658B-like isoform X1, giving the protein MMSTCDQETDILSPVSEHNSFSGKSDSRLTKAIEKEVCGGRIAKVVLVRLEDSFEGCNQQKLCPYQMATVTVKKEEEEDEDDSSQQPAAVEDDCSQQNYLIPGYNMIFIKEDPYEEQEAGGSAVKSEPEMWPSNCSTSGRDYATEMATVTVKKEEDEVDSSQQPAAVEDDCSQQHYLIPGYNMIFIKEDPYDEQEAEGSSVKSEPEMWPSNCSTSGRDYATEMATVTVKKEEDEVDSSQQPAAVEDDCSQQHYLIPGYNMIFIKEDPYDEQEAEGSSVKSEPEMWPSNCSTSGRDYATEVGGLNEHSISPVEKCTESSVTGKKTKLYSCAHCGYETPTFSNLKRHIRKHTAEKPFSCELCDFKSSQLVHLKSHMRTHTGEKPFSCEFCDFKSGYSSHLKSHMRTHTEEKPFSCELCDFKSGYSGHLKIHMRTHTGEKPFSCEFCDFKSGYSGHLKIHMRTHTEEKPFSCEVCDFKSARLDALKRHTRTHTGEKPFSCEFCDFKSSQLGNLKSHMRTHTGEKPFSCEFCDFKSAHSGHLKEHLRTHTGEKPFSCEFCDFKSARLDSLKSHTRTHTGEKPFSCEFCDFKSAYSSHLKGHIRTHTGETTTS; this is encoded by the exons atg ATGTCCACATGTGACCAGGAGACGGATATACTATCACCAGTCTCAGAGCACAATTCATTTAGTGGAAAATCAGATTCCAGGTTGACTAAAGCCATTGAAAAAGAAGTGTGTG GTGGTAGAATAGCCAAAGTAGTATTAGTAAGGTTGGAGGATTCGTTTGAAGGCTGCAATCAACAGAAGTTATGTCCATACCAG ATGGCGACAGTTACTGTtaaaaaggaagaggaggaggatgaggatgatagCAGCCAACAACCAGCTGCTGTGGAAGATGATTGCAGCCAACAAAATTATCTAATTCCtggctacaacatgatcttcatCAAAGAGGATCCATATG AAGAGCAAGAGGCTGGAGGAAGTGCAGTGAAGAGTGAACCAGAGATGTGGCCTTCAAACTGCAGCACATCTGGCCGAGACTATGCAACAGAA ATGGCGACAGTTACTGTTaaaaaggaagaggatgaggttGATAGCAGCCAGCAACCAGCTGCAGTGGAAGATGATTGCAGCcaacaacattatctaatccctggctacaacatgatcttcatAAAAGAGGATCCATATG ATGAGCAAGAGGCTGAAGGAAGTTCAGTGAAGAGTGAACCAGAGATGTGGCCTTCAAACTGCAGCACATCTGGCCGAGACTATGCAACAGAA ATGGCGACAGTTACTGTTaaaaaggaagaggatgaggttGATAGCAGCCAGCAACCAGCTGCAGTGGAAGATGATTGCAGCcaacaacattatctaatccctggctacaacatgatcttcatAAAAGAGGATCCATATG ATGAGCAAGAGGCTGAAGGAAGTTCAGTGAAGAGTGAACCAGAGATGTGGCCTTCAAACTGCAGCACATCTGGCCGAGACTATGCAACAGAAGTGGGTGGACTGAATGAGCATTCAATCTCTCCAGTGGAAAAGTGCACTGAGTCATCTGTGACTGGCAAAAAGACCAAGCTCTACAGCTGTGCTCACTGTGGCTATGAAACACCAACTTTTTCTAATTTGAAGAGACACATTCGGAAACACACTgcagaaaaacctttcagctgtgaGTTATGTGACTTCAAAAGTTCTCAGTTAGTTCATTTGAAGAGTCATAtgagaacacatactggagaaaaacctttcagctgcgagttttgtgacttcaaaagtgGTTATTCAAGTCATTTGAAGAGTCATATGAGAACACATACTgaagaaaaacctttcagctgcgagttatGTGACTTCAAAAGTGGTTATTCAGGTCATTTGAAGATTCATAtgagaacacatactggagaaaaacctttcagctgcgagttttgtgacttcaaaagtgGTTATTCAGGTCATTTGAAGATTCATATGAGAACACATACTgaagaaaaacctttcagctgcgaggtttgtgacttcaaaagtgCTAGGTTAGATGCTTTGAAAAGACATACTAGAACAcacactggagaaaaacctttcagctgtgagttttgtgacttcaaaagtTCTCAGTTAGGTAATTTGAAGAGTCATAtgagaacacatactggagaaaaacctttcagctgcgagttttgtgacttcaaaagtgCTCATTCAGGTCACTTGAAAGAACATTtgagaacacatactggagaaaaacctttcagctgcgagttttgtgacttcaaaagtgCTAGGCTAGATTCTTTGAAAAGCCATACTAGAACAcacactggagaaaaacctttcagctgcgagttttgtgacttcaaaagtgCTTATTCCAGTCATTTGAAAGGACATATCAGAACGCATACAGGAGAAACAACTACTAGTTAA
- the LOC111053228 gene encoding gastrula zinc finger protein XlCGF57.1-like isoform X3 produces MMSTCDQETDILSPVSEHNSFSGKSDSRLTKAIEKEVCGGRIAKVVLVRLEDSFEGCNQQKLCPYQMATVTVKKEEEEDEDDSSQQPAAVEDDCSQQNYLIPGYNMIFIKEDPYEEQEAGGSAVKSEPEMWPSNCSTSGRDYATEMATVTVKKEEDEVDSSQQPAAVEDDCSQQHYLIPGYNMIFIKEDPYDEQEAEGSSVKSEPEMWPSNCSTSGRDYATEVGGLNEHSISPVEKCTESSVTGKKTKLYSCAHCGYETPTFSNLKRHIRKHTAEKPFSCELCDFKSSQLGNLKSHMRTHTGEKHFSCEFCDFKSGYSSHLKSHMRTHTGEKPFSCELCDFKSGYSGHLKSHMRTHTGEKPFSCEFCDFKSARLDALKRHTRTHTGEKPFSCEFCDFKSSQLGNLKSHMRTHTGEKPFSCEFCDFKSAHSGHLKEHLRTHTGEKPFSCEFCDFKSARLDSLKSHTRTHTGEKPFSCEFCDFKSAYSSHLKGHIRTHTGETTTS; encoded by the exons atg ATGTCCACATGTGACCAGGAGACGGATATACTATCACCAGTCTCAGAGCACAATTCATTTAGTGGAAAATCAGATTCCAGGTTGACTAAAGCCATTGAAAAAGAAGTGTGTG GTGGTAGAATAGCCAAAGTAGTATTAGTAAGGTTGGAGGATTCGTTTGAAGGCTGCAATCAACAGAAGTTATGTCCATACCAG ATGGCGACAGTTACTGTtaaaaaggaagaggaggaggatgaggatgatagCAGCCAACAACCAGCTGCTGTGGAAGATGATTGCAGCCAACAAAATTATCTAATTCCtggctacaacatgatcttcatCAAAGAGGATCCATATG AAGAGCAAGAGGCTGGAGGAAGTGCAGTGAAGAGTGAACCAGAGATGTGGCCTTCAAACTGCAGCACATCTGGCCGAGACTATGCAACAGAA ATGGCGACAGTTACTGTTaaaaaggaagaggatgaggttGATAGCAGCCAGCAACCAGCTGCAGTGGAAGATGATTGCAGCcaacaacattatctaatccctggctacaacatgatcttcatAAAAGAGGATCCATATG ATGAGCAAGAGGCTGAAGGAAGTTCAGTGAAGAGTGAACCAGAGATGTGGCCTTCAAACTGCAGCACATCTGGCCGAGACTATGCAACAGAAGTGGGTGGACTGAATGAGCATTCAATCTCTCCAGTGGAAAAGTGCACTGAGTCATCTGTGACTGGCAAAAAGACCAAGCTCTACAGCTGTGCTCACTGTGGCTATGAAACACCAACTTTTTCTAATTTGAAGAGACACATTCGGAAACACACTgcagaaaaacctttcagctgtgaGTTATGTGACTTCAAAAGTTCTCAGTTAGGTAATTTGAAGAGTCATAtgagaacacatactggagaaaaacatttcagctgcgagttttgtgacttcaaaagtgGTTATTCAAGTCATTTGAAGAGTCATAtgagaacacatactggagaaaaacctttcagctgcgagttatGTGACTTCAAAAGTGGTTATTCAGGTCATTTGAAGAGTCATAtgagaacacatactggagaaaaacctttcagctgcgagttttgtgacttcaaaagtg CTAGGTTAGATGCTTTGAAAAGACATACTAGAACAcacactggagaaaaacctttcagctgtgagttttgtgacttcaaaagtTCTCAGTTAGGTAATTTGAAGAGTCATAtgagaacacatactggagaaaaacctttcagctgcgagttttgtgacttcaaaagtgCTCATTCAGGTCACTTGAAAGAACATTtgagaacacatactggagaaaaacctttcagctgcgagttttgtgacttcaaaagtgCTAGGCTAGATTCTTTGAAAAGCCATACTAGAACAcacactggagaaaaacctttcagctgcgagttttgtgacttcaaaagtgCTTATTCCAGTCATTTGAAAGGACATATCAGAACGCATACAGGAGAAACAACTACTAGTTAA
- the LOC111053228 gene encoding zinc finger protein 658B-like isoform X2 yields the protein MSTCDQETDILSPVSEHNSFSGKSDSRLTKAIEKEVCGGRIAKVVLVRLEDSFEGCNQQKLCPYQMATVTVKKEEEEDEDDSSQQPAAVEDDCSQQNYLIPGYNMIFIKEDPYEEQEAGGSAVKSEPEMWPSNCSTSGRDYATEMATVTVKKEEDEVDSSQQPAAVEDDCSQQHYLIPGYNMIFIKEDPYDEQEAEGSSVKSEPEMWPSNCSTSGRDYATEMATVTVKKEEDEVDSSQQPAAVEDDCSQQHYLIPGYNMIFIKEDPYDEQEAEGSSVKSEPEMWPSNCSTSGRDYATEVGGLNEHSISPVEKCTESSVTGKKTKLYSCAHCGYETPTFSNLKRHIRKHTAEKPFSCELCDFKSSQLVHLKSHMRTHTGEKPFSCEFCDFKSGYSSHLKSHMRTHTEEKPFSCELCDFKSGYSGHLKIHMRTHTGEKPFSCEFCDFKSGYSGHLKIHMRTHTEEKPFSCEVCDFKSARLDALKRHTRTHTGEKPFSCEFCDFKSSQLGNLKSHMRTHTGEKPFSCEFCDFKSAHSGHLKEHLRTHTGEKPFSCEFCDFKSARLDSLKSHTRTHTGEKPFSCEFCDFKSAYSSHLKGHIRTHTGETTTS from the exons ATGTCCACATGTGACCAGGAGACGGATATACTATCACCAGTCTCAGAGCACAATTCATTTAGTGGAAAATCAGATTCCAGGTTGACTAAAGCCATTGAAAAAGAAGTGTGTG GTGGTAGAATAGCCAAAGTAGTATTAGTAAGGTTGGAGGATTCGTTTGAAGGCTGCAATCAACAGAAGTTATGTCCATACCAG ATGGCGACAGTTACTGTtaaaaaggaagaggaggaggatgaggatgatagCAGCCAACAACCAGCTGCTGTGGAAGATGATTGCAGCCAACAAAATTATCTAATTCCtggctacaacatgatcttcatCAAAGAGGATCCATATG AAGAGCAAGAGGCTGGAGGAAGTGCAGTGAAGAGTGAACCAGAGATGTGGCCTTCAAACTGCAGCACATCTGGCCGAGACTATGCAACAGAA ATGGCGACAGTTACTGTTaaaaaggaagaggatgaggttGATAGCAGCCAGCAACCAGCTGCAGTGGAAGATGATTGCAGCcaacaacattatctaatccctggctacaacatgatcttcatAAAAGAGGATCCATATG ATGAGCAAGAGGCTGAAGGAAGTTCAGTGAAGAGTGAACCAGAGATGTGGCCTTCAAACTGCAGCACATCTGGCCGAGACTATGCAACAGAA ATGGCGACAGTTACTGTTaaaaaggaagaggatgaggttGATAGCAGCCAGCAACCAGCTGCAGTGGAAGATGATTGCAGCcaacaacattatctaatccctggctacaacatgatcttcatAAAAGAGGATCCATATG ATGAGCAAGAGGCTGAAGGAAGTTCAGTGAAGAGTGAACCAGAGATGTGGCCTTCAAACTGCAGCACATCTGGCCGAGACTATGCAACAGAAGTGGGTGGACTGAATGAGCATTCAATCTCTCCAGTGGAAAAGTGCACTGAGTCATCTGTGACTGGCAAAAAGACCAAGCTCTACAGCTGTGCTCACTGTGGCTATGAAACACCAACTTTTTCTAATTTGAAGAGACACATTCGGAAACACACTgcagaaaaacctttcagctgtgaGTTATGTGACTTCAAAAGTTCTCAGTTAGTTCATTTGAAGAGTCATAtgagaacacatactggagaaaaacctttcagctgcgagttttgtgacttcaaaagtgGTTATTCAAGTCATTTGAAGAGTCATATGAGAACACATACTgaagaaaaacctttcagctgcgagttatGTGACTTCAAAAGTGGTTATTCAGGTCATTTGAAGATTCATAtgagaacacatactggagaaaaacctttcagctgcgagttttgtgacttcaaaagtgGTTATTCAGGTCATTTGAAGATTCATATGAGAACACATACTgaagaaaaacctttcagctgcgaggtttgtgacttcaaaagtgCTAGGTTAGATGCTTTGAAAAGACATACTAGAACAcacactggagaaaaacctttcagctgtgagttttgtgacttcaaaagtTCTCAGTTAGGTAATTTGAAGAGTCATAtgagaacacatactggagaaaaacctttcagctgcgagttttgtgacttcaaaagtgCTCATTCAGGTCACTTGAAAGAACATTtgagaacacatactggagaaaaacctttcagctgcgagttttgtgacttcaaaagtgCTAGGCTAGATTCTTTGAAAAGCCATACTAGAACAcacactggagaaaaacctttcagctgcgagttttgtgacttcaaaagtgCTTATTCCAGTCATTTGAAAGGACATATCAGAACGCATACAGGAGAAACAACTACTAGTTAA